TTCCCCTTGGAAAACTTTTACCGCAAAGCTGCCATTAGGCGCAAGTACCTGCCTACACATATCTAATGCTAGTTCAACAAGATACATAGCTCTAGGCTGATCTGAAGCCAAGTTGCCGCTCATGTTCGGTGCCATGTCCGACAAAACAACATCAACCATGTCCGGCTGAATACGCTCTAGCAGTGCATCCAATACCGCTTCCTCACGGAAATCCCCCTGCAGGAAGCTCACGCCAGGCAGTGAGTCCATTGGCAAGATATCACAGGCAATCACCTGCCCCTCGTCGCCAACAACCTCAGCAGCATACTGAGACCACCCACCAGGAGCCGCCCCCAAGTCAACCACCGTCATACCGGGTTTCAGGAGCTTGTCTTTGTTTTGGATTTCTTCGATTTTGAAAATCGCGCGGGAACGGTAGCCCTTTTTTTGCGCTTCTAGAACATACTTGTCGTCAAAATGTTCTTTCAGCCATCGGCCAGAGCTGCCCGAATGTTTTTTCTTACTCATGATTTACCTAATGAGTTTGGGTACTTATCAAGTATACTCAGCAACACCACAAATGGCGTATACTAAACAAATTAGTCATCTAGACTATATGGCGTTAGAATACGCGGTTTTCAACCCTAAATTAATAATAGAGCCGACATGAATCTAAGCACCAAGCAGAAGCAATACCTCAAGGGTCTTGCCCACAACCTAAAGCCAGTTGTCCTAATGGGCGCAAATGGCCTGACTGAAGCCGTGATTGCCGAGATTGAACTGGCACTTGACC
This Photobacterium gaetbulicola Gung47 DNA region includes the following protein-coding sequences:
- a CDS encoding 23S rRNA methyltransferase J (COG0293) is translated as MSKKKHSGSSGRWLKEHFDDKYVLEAQKKGYRSRAIFKIEEIQNKDKLLKPGMTVVDLGAAPGGWSQYAAEVVGDEGQVIACDILPMDSLPGVSFLQGDFREEAVLDALLERIQPDMVDVVLSDMAPNMSGNLASDQPRAMYLVELALDMCRQVLAPNGSFAVKVFQGEGFDQYLAEVRSMFKVVKIRKPDSSRDRSREVYIVATGYKL